A DNA window from Oryzias latipes chromosome 5, ASM223467v1 contains the following coding sequences:
- the LOC101169687 gene encoding protein-glutamine gamma-glutamyltransferase 5 — MEGLSIQNVNLEHFENLERHKTQGFLSSKALVVRRGEPFRITVYLRGRPFNPRTDSLKIKIMLGRLSLTLPVTSSQNSPLSDWNAYFDPKSNNFRNPSILIRPSASAPVGYYEFQLFVVPQNSLGSPTFSSFVLLCNPWCSEDSVFLPFEDQREEYVLRDYGLVFMGTPMNTVSRPWSYDLYESGVLEACMNLLEVSPQHQRNPNMDYLERSDPVYIGRVVSAMVNSEDDRGVVKGNWSDNFDQGVHPSLWTGSGDILRQWAQSGFSPVKYGQCWVFAAVMCTAMRVLGIPCRVITNYNSAHDANGNLVIEEVYNETGQKLNLSRDSIWNFHVWVECWMTRKDLGSNMDGWQVLDPTPQERSKGVYCCGPAPVKAIRSQRTDVPYDVPFVYAEVNADVHTIIMAQGKVINVSKDTERVGALICTKAVGVPRLQDITGSYKYVEIPAVPAVPAALTISSRSSTMPDVSTMSRAASSKGVLVSTSLDKSPVVGEPIRLTVKVTNRERVAKKVEVHINAQAKDYSHNPSDTFWENHDVIQLGPMEGKVLRHQILPEQYEDAVGDKLINLAVVLQDMSTLERILTSEEFNIVSPDLIIQVVDKNVVPNKEHTAIVTFTNPFTHPVSGVLTVTGAGLLQEKIQFRIRELRPGGRVENSVKFTPKMVGRMMLHASLSLSEANIIIRGFVVISVNSI, encoded by the exons ATGGAAG GTCTGAGCATTCAGAATGTTAACCTGGAGCATTTCGAAAACCTTGAAAGGCACAAGACACAGGGCTTCCTCAGTTCAAAGGCTCTGGTGGTGCGAAGAGGAGAACCGTTCAGAATCACCGTGTATTTGAGGGGCCGACCTTTCAACCCCAGGACTGATTCCTTGAAGATCAAAATTATGCTAG GTCGACTGAGTTTGACGCTGCCGGTCACGTCCTCCCAAAACTCACCATTGTCTGATTGGAATGCATATTTCGATCCAAAGAGCAACAACTTCCGGAACCCCTCCATTCTTATCCGCCCCTCGGCCTCTGCCCCAGTGGGCTACTATGAGTTTCAGTTGTTTGTTGTCCCACAAAATAGCCTGGGAAGTCCTACTTTCAGCAGCTTTGTCCTGCTCTGCAACCCCTGGTGTTCAG aGGATTCAGTGTTCCTTCCGTTTGAAGATCAAAGAGAGGAGTATGTCCTGAGAGACTATGGGTTGGTGTTTATGGGGACACCTATGAACACCGTGTCAAGACCATGGTCCTATGATCTG TATGAGTCTGGTGTTTTGGAGGCATGCATGAATCTGCTTGAAGTCAGCCCCCAGCACCAAAGGAACCCAAATATGGACTACCTGGAGCGAAGCGACCCTGTCTACATAGGCCGGGTTGTGTCTGCCATG GTTAACAGCGAGGATGATCGAGGAGTGGTAAAAGGAAACTGGTCAGACAACTTTGATCAGGGGGTCCATCCTTCCCTGTGGACAGGAAGTGGGGACATCTTGAGACAGTGGGCCCAGAGTGGCTTCAGTCCCGTCAAGTACGGGCAGTGCTGGGTGTTTGCAGCTGTCATGTGTACAG CCATGAGAGTCCTGGGCATTCCTTGTCGTGTCATCACAAACTATAACTCTGCCCATGACGCCAATGGGAACCTGGTGATTGAGGAGGTCTACAATGAAACAGGGCAGAAGCTGAACCTCAGCAGAGACAGCATATG GAACTTTCATGTGTGGGTGGAGTGCTGGATGACTCGCAAGGATCTGGGATCCAATATGGATGGCTGGCAGGTTCTTGACCCAACACCACAGGAAAGGAGTAAAG GGGTGTATTGCTGTGGCCCAGCTCCAGTCAAAGCCATAAGGAGTCAGCGCACTGATGTGCCTTATGATGTCCCGTTTGTCTATGCTGAAGTGAATGCAGATGTGCACACCATCATAATGGCGCAGGGCAAGGTGATCAACGTCAGCAAAGACACAGAAAGAGTTGGAGCTCTCATCTGCACTAAAGCTGTGGGCGTTCCAAGACTGCAGGACATCACAGGAAGCTACAAATATGTCGAAA TCCCAGCAGTCCCAGCAGTCCCAGCAGCTTTAACTATTTCTTCAAGAAGTTCCACAATGCCGGATGTCTCCACGATGAGTAGAG CTGCCTCATCCAAGGGAGTTTTGGTCTCAACGTCCCTGGACAAATCCCCTGTTGTCGGGGAGCCGATCCGCTTAACAGTGAAAGTTACAAACAGGGAGAGAGTGGCCAAGAAGGTGGAAGTGCATATCAACGCTCAGGCCAAAGATTACAGCCACAACCCCTCTGACACCTTTTGGGAAAATCACGATGTTATCCAGCTGGGACCCATGGAAG GCAAGGTGCTGCGTCACCAAATCCTTCCAGAACAGTATGAGGACGCAGTGGGGGACAAGCTGATCAACCTGGCGGTTGTTCTACAGGACATGTCCACTCTGGAGCGGATCCTGACCTCAGAGGAGTTCAACATTGTCAGCCCAGACCTCATCATTCAG GTTGTTGACAAAAATGTGGTACCAAATAAAGAACACACAGCCATAGTGACCTTCACCAACCCATTTACTCACCCTGTGAGCGGAGTACTGACTGTGACAGGGGCCGGACTGCTCCAAGAAAAGATTCAGTTCAG GATCCGTGAACTGCGTCCAGGTGGAAGAGTGGAGAACAGCGTCAAGTTCACTCCCAAAATGGTGGGGAGGATGATGCTGCACGCCAGCCTGTCACTTTCAGAGGCCAACATCATAATAAGAGGCTTCGTGGTGATCTCTGTCAACAGTATTTAG
- the pxmp4 gene encoding peroxisomal membrane protein 4, which produces MAGSDLMKTLVFTINHLLQQEKYKVALAVLKGFRNGAVYGAKIRAPHALVMTFLFRSGSLKEKLKAILKATYTHSRNLACFVFTYKGLQGLQEKIQGKSLQSHAFLAACIGGWLVFGENNNINSQINMYLLSRILFALSRLAVEKGVIPAPKQDPFPLFATLVWGIVLWLFEYYPHTLQPSLQSSMTYLYHDSNVWHDISDFLVYNKPKSVAQK; this is translated from the exons ATGGCAGGATCCGACTTGAtgaaaactcttgtgtttactATCAAtcatcttctgcagcaggagAAATACAAAGTAGCTTTGGCGGTTTTAAAGGGATTCAGAAATGGTGCCGT ATATGGAGCAAAGATCAGAGCACCACATGCCCTGGTCATGACATTTCTGTTTCGAAGTGGCAG TTTAAAAGAGAAGCTCAAAGCCATTTTGAAGGCCACATACACCCACTCCCGGAATCTGGCCTGCTTTGTTTTCACCTATAAAGGACTTCAGGGTTTACAGGAGAAAATCCAGGGCAAAAGTTTACAGTCTCATGCCTTCCTGGCTGCCTGTATTGGTGGGTGGTTGGTATTTggagaaaacaacaacattaataGTCAG ATCAACATGTACCTACTGTCCAGAATCCTGTTCGCCTTGTCTCGGCTGGCTGTAGAGAAAGGAGTCATCCCAGCACCAAAACAAGACCCATTCCCGCTCTTTGCCACACTGGTTTGGGGCATCGTCTTGTGGTTGTTTGAGTATTACCCTCACACTCTTCAGCCCTCGCTGCAGTCCTCCATGACTTACCTCTATCACGACAGTAATGTGTGGCATGACATCTCAGACTTCCTTGTTTATAATAAGCCAAAGAGTGTCGCTCAGAAATAA